In the Candidatus Methylomirabilota bacterium genome, GAGCTTCTACCAGGCCCCCGGACGGCTGAACCTGATCGATCTGGACGGCGTGAAGGTCGTCATCGACTACGCTCACAACCCGCACGGGTTGAAGAGCCTGGGCGAGTTCGTGGAGCGCATGACAGCCGACGAGGGCGGCCGCTCGTGGTCGGCGAACCTCCGCCTGGCGGTGGTGGCCACGGCGGGGGACCGCCGCGACGAGGACATGCGGGAGATGGGCCGGGTTGCCGCCCGGTACTTCGACGACGTCATCATCCGCGAGGACCGCCACACGCGGGGACGCGACCGCGGCGCGACGGCGGCCCTGGTCCTGGAGGGCGTCCAGGAAGCCCGGCGTGCCGGGGCCCGGGCGGGACACGTCGAGGTCGTGCCCAACGAGCTGGAGGCCACCAAGCGAGCCCTGGACCGGAGCCGGCCCGGCGACCTGGTCGTGCTGTGCGTCGACTACGCGACCGAAGCCTTCAAGGAGGTCGAGGCCCGCCGCTCGCTCGCGGCGCCCAAG is a window encoding:
- a CDS encoding cyanophycin synthetase; this encodes EKLAHVKQVVVEAVPKTGWAVLNADDPLVLEMRKACSGSVILFSMQEHHDLVGRWVRRGRKAVVLEKGPLGEMIVIKEGRRTMPVAWVHTLPATFEGRARMNVQNAMAAAAAAHAAGAHLHDIRQGLRSFTTSFYQAPGRLNLIDLDGVKVVIDYAHNPHGLKSLGEFVERMTADEGGRSWSANLRLAVVATAGDRRDEDMREMGRVAARYFDDVIIREDRHTRGRDRGATAALVLEGVQEARRAGARAGHVEVVPNELEATKRALDRSRPGDLVVLCVDYATEAFKEVEARRSLAAPKVLQAAEGDGQFLAVGGDPDFIREHPETGL